The following coding sequences are from one Diabrotica virgifera virgifera chromosome 2, PGI_DIABVI_V3a window:
- the LOC126880703 gene encoding uncharacterized protein LOC126880703, with amino-acid sequence MDETYVHSSHTYLKSWSDSSNKGIQKPVSKGQMLVIVHAGGESGFVKNAYLCYKPTIKTGDYHDTMNYDNYKKWLQDKLIPNLPPNSVLVIDNAPYHNVQTEKCPTMSSRKAEMQQWLTTRNISFTDDMLKFELYDIIKLHKPLFKTYEVDKILEDKGHSVLRLPKILSGFESYRVSMGFYEAICR; translated from the coding sequence ATGGATGAAACATACGTCCATTCATCTCATACCTACCTAAAGAGCTGGTCTGATAGTTCAAACAAGGGCATACAAAAACCAGTATCTAAAGGACAGATGCTTGTGATAGTGCATGCTGGAGGTGAAAGTGGTTTTGTTAAAAACGCTTATCTGTGCTACAAACCTACTATAAAAACAGGAGATTATCATGATACAATGAACTACGACAATTACAAAAAGTGGCTTCAGGATAAACTGATACCAAATTTGCCCCCGAATAGCGTTTTAGTGATTGATAATGCACCGTATCACAACGTACAAACTGAGAAATGTCCAACTATGTCTTCCAGGAAAGCAGAAATGCAGCAATGGCTGACAACGCGAAATATTTCCTTTACAGATGACATGTTGAAATTTGAATTATACGACATTATAAAATTACACAAACCTCTGTTTAAAACCTATGAAGTTGACAAAATACTCGAGGATAAAGGACATTCAGTTTTACGGTTACCCAAGATATTATCCGGATTTGAATCCTATAGAGTTAGTATGGGCTTCTATGAAGCAATATGTCGCTGA